In a genomic window of Chloroflexota bacterium:
- a CDS encoding FAD-binding protein, translating to MLSATILNELRAAVSPGRVLSAPEELIVYGYDGAFVEHRPDVVVAPASTAEVSRVLRIANRERIPVAPRGAGTGLAGGSVPVAGGIALNMAMMNRIVEIAPGDMCVVTQPGVVTGALQSAVEAQGLFYPPDPASLNQCTIGGNIGTSAGGPRGLKYGTTKDYVLGLEVVLANGDVLRTGGRAMKNVTGYNLTQLFVGSEGTLGVVTEITLRLLPKPLAKATVLAIYNSLDAACQTVGNILGASVVPVTTELMDNVVIKAVEDAFHLGLPTDAGALLLIEVDGDPQTVPLQQRTVAEICAESGAREVRIAKDAAEANALWQARRDIYAAIMRLKPNTLPEDICVPRSKIPEMARRVSEVREKYGLAMPMWGHVGDGNLHPSIMCDRRDADEMRRVHAALSEIFAAAIELGGTLTGEHGIGVLKKEYLPTDLSATAIAQMKAIKQLFDPNGILNPGKLFPD from the coding sequence ATGCTCTCTGCTACGATCCTGAACGAACTGCGCGCGGCGGTGTCGCCGGGGCGCGTGCTGTCCGCGCCGGAGGAGTTGATCGTATACGGCTACGACGGCGCGTTCGTCGAGCACCGGCCGGATGTGGTCGTCGCGCCGGCCTCGACCGCTGAGGTGTCGCGCGTGCTGCGCATCGCCAACCGCGAGCGCATCCCGGTTGCGCCGCGCGGCGCGGGCACCGGGCTGGCCGGCGGCTCGGTGCCCGTGGCGGGCGGCATCGCGCTCAACATGGCGATGATGAACCGCATCGTCGAGATCGCTCCGGGTGATATGTGTGTCGTCACCCAGCCGGGCGTCGTCACCGGCGCGCTGCAGTCGGCGGTCGAGGCGCAGGGGCTGTTCTACCCGCCCGACCCGGCCAGCCTGAACCAGTGCACGATCGGCGGCAACATCGGCACCAGCGCCGGCGGGCCGCGCGGCCTGAAGTACGGCACCACGAAGGACTACGTGCTGGGGCTGGAAGTCGTGCTGGCCAACGGCGACGTGCTGCGCACCGGCGGCCGCGCGATGAAGAACGTCACCGGCTACAACCTGACGCAGTTGTTCGTCGGCTCCGAGGGCACGCTCGGCGTCGTGACCGAGATCACGCTGCGACTGCTGCCGAAGCCGCTGGCCAAGGCGACCGTGCTGGCTATCTACAACTCGCTCGACGCCGCCTGTCAGACGGTCGGCAACATCCTCGGCGCGAGCGTCGTGCCGGTCACGACCGAACTGATGGACAACGTGGTGATCAAGGCGGTCGAGGATGCGTTCCATCTCGGCCTGCCGACCGACGCGGGCGCGCTGCTGCTGATCGAGGTCGATGGCGATCCGCAGACGGTGCCGCTGCAGCAGCGCACGGTGGCCGAGATCTGCGCAGAGTCCGGCGCGCGCGAGGTGCGCATCGCGAAAGACGCCGCCGAGGCGAACGCGCTCTGGCAGGCGCGGCGCGACATCTATGCGGCGATCATGCGCCTCAAGCCGAACACGCTGCCGGAGGACATCTGCGTGCCGCGCTCGAAGATCCCGGAGATGGCGCGGCGCGTGTCCGAGGTGCGCGAGAAGTACGGGCTGGCGATGCCGATGTGGGGCCACGTCGGCGACGGCAACCTGCACCCGTCGATCATGTGCGACCGCCGCGACGCCGACGAGATGCGGCGCGTGCACGCGGCGCTGAGCGAGATCTTCGCGGCGGCGATCGAGCTGGGCGGCACGCTGACCGGCGAGCACGGCATCGGCGTCCTGAAGAAGGAGTATCTGCCGACCGACCTGAGCGCGACCGCCATCGCGCAGATGAAGGCCATCAAGCAGTTGTTCGACCCGAACGGCATCCTGAATCCGGGCAAGTTGTTTCCGGATTAA